One genomic region from Nymphalis io chromosome 18, ilAglIoxx1.1, whole genome shotgun sequence encodes:
- the LOC126775370 gene encoding cytochrome b-c1 complex subunit 6, mitochondrial-like, with translation MSNKVFPVVRAEEEEEEELVDPQKELRDQCGQKPDAQNMWSKYQECNDRVNSRTNTAETCEEELRDYLHVLDHCVNKDLFKRLK, from the exons ATGTCGAACAAAGTGTTTCCCGTTGTTAGGGCTGAAGAGGAGGAGGAAGAAGAACTCGTAGATCCACAGAAAGAATTGAGA GACCAATGTGGTCAGAAACCAGATGCTCAGAATATGTGGTCGAAATATCAAGAGTGTAATGACCGTGTCAACTCCAGGACTAACACTGCAGAAACCTGTGAAGAGGAACTCAGGGACTATCTACATGTTCTGGACCATTGTGTGAACAAAGATCTTTTCAAAAGATTAAAGTAG